Proteins encoded in a region of the Flavobacteriaceae bacterium HL-DH10 genome:
- a CDS encoding ABC transporter permease encodes MSRESMPLETKIYQKENKISLLNLLKDTLSDTRRSLYLAKQLTVRDLKAQYRQSYFGIIWAFIAPLTTAFVWIFLNYTGTIKLTDTGIAYPVFAFSGTLIWSIINSAINMPLSSTNASKGIMAKINFPKEALIVSGIYRLLFDSSIKVALLLAFVFIFGVGFHMSLLLLPFVVLGAMLFGITIGLFITPLGMLYTDVMRVVSMGLSLLMYVTPVVYVIPKTGLLKTIMELNPFTALIVTSRDFIVGADPSFLYYYLWIMLACIPLFLLGLIFYRISIPIFLERMSA; translated from the coding sequence TTGTCCAGAGAATCTATGCCATTAGAAACCAAAATATATCAAAAAGAAAATAAAATAAGCCTGCTTAATTTGCTTAAAGACACTTTAAGCGATACAAGGCGTTCTTTATATTTGGCAAAACAGTTAACGGTTAGAGATTTAAAGGCACAATACAGACAGTCTTATTTTGGCATTATTTGGGCGTTTATAGCACCATTAACAACAGCATTTGTTTGGATTTTCTTAAATTATACAGGCACCATAAAGCTTACAGACACAGGTATTGCATATCCTGTATTTGCTTTTTCGGGCACTCTTATTTGGTCTATTATTAATAGCGCTATAAACATGCCGCTTAGCAGTACCAATGCCTCTAAAGGCATTATGGCTAAAATTAATTTTCCTAAAGAAGCTCTTATTGTTTCGGGCATCTATAGGCTCTTGTTTGATAGCAGTATTAAAGTAGCTCTGCTGTTAGCCTTTGTGTTTATTTTTGGTGTAGGTTTTCATATGTCTTTACTGCTATTGCCATTTGTGGTTTTGGGTGCTATGTTGTTTGGTATAACCATAGGGTTGTTTATTACGCCTTTGGGTATGTTGTATACCGATGTGATGCGGGTGGTTTCTATGGGTTTAAGTTTACTCATGTATGTAACACCCGTAGTCTATGTGATTCCTAAAACAGGATTATTAAAAACGATCATGGAGTTAAATCCGTTTACAGCACTAATAGTAACCTCAAGAGATTTTATAGTAGGGGCAGACCCTAGCTTTTTATATTATTATTTATGGATTATGTTGGCATGCATACCATTGTTTCTTTTAGGATTAATTTTTTATAGAATATCGATTCCTATATTTTTAGAACGAATGAGTGCCTAG
- a CDS encoding four helix bundle protein, with translation MEHKDLDVWKYSMDLVEEIYSISTKFPDDERYGLTSQIRRAAISIPSNIAEGAGRKGDKELIQFISIALGSLTELETQYLIAVRLKYISINEALEKLIMKVKQLLLGFRNYLKRKA, from the coding sequence ATGGAACATAAAGATTTAGATGTTTGGAAATATAGTATGGATTTGGTTGAAGAAATCTATAGCATATCCACTAAGTTTCCCGATGATGAGCGTTATGGGTTAACCAGTCAAATACGAAGAGCAGCTATTTCGATACCTTCTAATATCGCTGAAGGTGCTGGCAGAAAAGGAGATAAAGAATTGATTCAATTTATTTCAATAGCTTTAGGGTCGTTAACCGAGTTGGAAACACAGTATTTGATAGCAGTAAGATTAAAATATATTAGTATAAATGAAGCATTAGAAAAATTGATTATGAAAGTAAAACAACTATTGCTGGGGTTTAGAAATTATTTGAAACGGAAAGCGTGA
- a CDS encoding polysaccharide ABC transporter ATP-binding protein gives MIEEKHIETNNEVLVKVEGLSKKFCKDLKTSLWYGVKDLVSNVRGNKQDRQLRDKEFWAVKDINFELRRGECLGLIGHNGAGKSTLLKILNGLINPDVGKVTIKGRVGALIELGAGFNPILSGRENIYNNGAVLGFTKKEIDSKVEEIIDFAEIREFIDMPVQNYSSGMKVRLGFAVAAQMEPDVLIIDEVLAVGDLGFRVKCLNRIGELLKNTAVIFVSHSMPQVARVANKVLLMRNGMSLIYTDDVSKGIQDYYSELMQVNSDGIKYGNGKVELLNFSLNGVDYKVVVLETKFQHPLTLTVSLHVKDEVTKYFISYGFIDVDTKIVANVFSSINNVDFSGKGQVEIETTIPSLLLGAGNYTISIAINQISPLGNRGEVYYYNSNIASILVTDVLTAVAPVQFVGKWSEKVIL, from the coding sequence ATGATAGAAGAAAAACACATAGAAACAAATAACGAAGTCCTTGTGAAGGTAGAAGGACTAAGTAAAAAATTCTGTAAAGACTTAAAAACAAGTCTGTGGTATGGAGTGAAAGATCTAGTTTCTAATGTTAGAGGTAATAAACAAGACCGGCAGTTACGCGATAAAGAATTTTGGGCAGTAAAAGATATTAATTTCGAGTTACGCCGTGGCGAATGCTTGGGTTTAATAGGGCATAACGGGGCAGGAAAATCTACCTTACTTAAAATATTAAATGGTTTAATAAACCCAGATGTTGGAAAAGTAACCATAAAAGGGCGTGTGGGCGCGCTCATAGAGTTAGGTGCAGGGTTTAACCCCATTTTAAGCGGTCGCGAAAACATTTATAACAATGGGGCGGTATTGGGCTTTACCAAAAAGGAAATTGACAGTAAAGTAGAAGAGATCATAGATTTTGCCGAAATACGTGAGTTTATAGACATGCCCGTGCAAAACTATAGCTCTGGCATGAAAGTACGCTTGGGCTTTGCAGTAGCCGCACAAATGGAACCCGATGTATTGATTATTGATGAGGTATTGGCTGTGGGTGATTTAGGATTTAGAGTAAAATGTCTAAATAGAATAGGTGAGTTATTAAAAAACACAGCAGTTATTTTTGTATCACATTCTATGCCCCAAGTAGCAAGAGTGGCAAATAAAGTGTTATTGATGAGAAATGGAATGTCTTTAATTTATACAGATGATGTTTCTAAAGGAATACAAGATTATTATTCTGAATTAATGCAAGTTAATAGTGATGGAATAAAGTATGGTAATGGCAAAGTAGAACTTTTAAATTTTAGTTTGAACGGGGTTGATTATAAAGTTGTCGTTCTAGAAACAAAATTTCAACATCCTTTAACATTGACAGTAAGTTTGCATGTGAAAGATGAAGTTACAAAATATTTTATTAGTTATGGTTTTATTGATGTTGACACTAAAATTGTTGCCAATGTTTTTTCTAGTATAAATAATGTTGATTTTTCAGGGAAAGGACAAGTGGAGATAGAAACAACAATACCATCATTATTATTAGGCGCAGGTAATTATACAATATCAATAGCTATAAATCAAATTTCACCTCTTGGAAATAGAGGAGAGGTTTATTATTATAACAGTAATATAGCCAGCATATTGGTTACAGATGTTTTAACAGCAGTTGCTCCTGTGCAGTTTGTTGGAAAATGGTCTGAAAAAGTAATTCTGTAG
- a CDS encoding class I SAM-dependent methyltransferase — protein MHKRIAFSCVLDYSPLMATQAYIWLVNLISIGVKPETIFIHIVGNVPQEFLEYLNTKQVNIIKKTSFDARNKYCNKLVQLKTFEQLDGYDYVFLMDCDTAVVSLDGLVFKKDVYAKVVDFPNPPLNILERIFSEHNYSVNQAVTTFPLKEEQLTDWNNCNGGLYIISKTFLKTLKPAWERYALWCIEHADLFGEKYDKHADQVGFTLAMASLGKKTTHLGVEWNYPIHVKTNLNVSPKIIHFHVAIDTQIKLKKIGLYNVDNVIDIVNKRISNSIRSSHLNSIFWDFRYAFFPELGSGIGSRGYTLLYKRKLLKSCFGNNSKVISVLDVGCGDLEIIHVFDFKEYLGLDLSLEAVKKGRIKKPNWNFELIGSSIFDFDKKDIVICLDVLIHQKKYKSYLDLVNSIVQHTNLRLIIAAYDNEPNFISDITFYHEPITETLTRVGDFERIYKVGEYNSTSVIIADKKECGLMRVKPAKFSQNEKDSLIYRILKKIKKVIK, from the coding sequence ATGCATAAAAGAATAGCTTTCTCCTGTGTACTTGATTACTCTCCATTAATGGCTACTCAAGCCTATATTTGGTTGGTTAATTTAATAAGTATTGGTGTTAAACCAGAAACTATTTTTATTCATATAGTTGGTAATGTGCCACAAGAGTTTTTGGAATATCTAAACACCAAACAAGTAAATATTATTAAAAAAACATCTTTTGATGCAAGAAACAAATATTGTAATAAGTTAGTACAGTTAAAAACCTTTGAGCAATTAGATGGTTATGACTATGTGTTTTTAATGGATTGTGATACAGCTGTTGTAAGTTTAGATGGCTTGGTTTTTAAAAAAGACGTGTATGCAAAGGTGGTCGATTTTCCTAATCCACCTTTAAATATTTTAGAGCGCATATTTTCTGAGCATAATTATTCTGTTAACCAGGCGGTAACTACATTTCCATTAAAAGAAGAACAGCTAACAGACTGGAATAATTGTAACGGAGGGCTTTATATTATTTCAAAAACGTTTTTAAAAACTTTAAAGCCAGCATGGGAACGTTATGCACTGTGGTGTATTGAACATGCTGATTTATTTGGGGAGAAATATGATAAACATGCCGATCAAGTAGGGTTTACTCTGGCCATGGCTAGTTTAGGTAAAAAGACAACGCATCTTGGGGTTGAATGGAACTATCCAATTCATGTAAAAACCAATTTGAATGTATCACCTAAAATAATTCACTTTCATGTTGCAATTGATACTCAAATAAAATTAAAAAAGATAGGGCTATATAATGTTGATAATGTTATAGATATTGTAAATAAAAGAATCTCTAATTCAATCCGCTCTAGCCATTTAAATAGTATTTTTTGGGATTTCAGATACGCATTTTTTCCAGAGTTAGGCAGTGGTATTGGCTCCAGAGGTTATACTTTATTATATAAAAGAAAGCTTTTAAAAAGTTGTTTTGGTAATAATAGTAAAGTCATTTCAGTTTTAGATGTAGGTTGTGGTGATTTAGAGATTATTCATGTATTTGATTTTAAAGAATACTTGGGTTTAGATTTATCGTTGGAAGCAGTTAAAAAGGGACGAATTAAAAAACCAAATTGGAATTTTGAGTTAATAGGTAGTTCAATATTTGATTTTGATAAAAAGGATATAGTTATTTGTTTAGATGTTTTAATTCATCAAAAGAAGTATAAATCTTATTTGGATTTGGTTAACTCAATAGTACAACATACTAATTTGAGATTAATTATAGCAGCATATGACAATGAACCGAACTTTATATCTGATATAACCTTTTATCATGAGCCAATCACTGAAACTCTAACACGTGTAGGTGATTTTGAAAGAATTTATAAAGTTGGTGAGTATAATAGTACATCTGTCATTATAGCTGATAAGAAAGAATGTGGATTGATGAGAGTCAAACCCGCTAAGTTTTCACAAAATGAAAAAGACAGTTTAATTTATAGAATATTAAAAAAAATTAAAAAAGTTATTAAGTGA
- a CDS encoding sulfotransferase family 2 domain-containing protein has protein sequence MISHQHKCIFIHIPKTAGTSINSFFHPGVKFHFDNPDYERLFGWCPKRQLHMQHATSKQLIETGLVTEEQWTSYFKFAFVRNPWDRAYSDYLFIQDFAGVKGSFKDYLDKKNEFQRILINTSGSHYLGDHLLAQTEFFDEENYKLDFIGRFENFDSDIQLVLDRLSINEKFNEHRNKSLRVKNYSNFYTNSKIKMVQNKYAEDILKLEYSFEDNRTGFNILKRFL, from the coding sequence GTGATTTCTCATCAACATAAATGTATTTTTATACATATACCTAAAACAGCAGGAACTAGTATAAATTCTTTTTTTCATCCTGGTGTTAAATTTCATTTTGATAATCCAGATTATGAGCGACTTTTTGGGTGGTGTCCTAAGCGGCAACTGCATATGCAACATGCTACATCAAAACAACTTATAGAAACAGGGTTGGTTACTGAGGAACAATGGACTAGTTATTTTAAATTTGCTTTTGTAAGAAACCCATGGGACAGAGCTTATTCAGATTACTTATTTATTCAAGATTTTGCAGGAGTAAAAGGAAGTTTTAAAGACTATTTAGATAAAAAAAATGAGTTTCAACGTATCTTAATAAATACTTCGGGAAGTCATTATTTAGGAGATCATTTGTTAGCACAAACTGAATTTTTTGATGAAGAGAATTATAAATTAGATTTTATAGGAAGATTTGAGAATTTTGATTCCGATATTCAATTAGTTTTAGACAGACTTTCTATAAACGAAAAGTTTAATGAACATCGAAATAAGAGTTTGCGTGTAAAAAATTATTCCAATTTTTATACAAATTCTAAAATTAAAATGGTTCAGAATAAATATGCAGAAGACATTTTAAAATTGGAGTATTCTTTTGAAGATAACAGAACTGGATTTAATATACTTAAACGATTTTTATAA